In the genome of Nitratireductor sp. GISD-1A_MAKvit, the window TTTCGGAAGATACGCTCTTGGCCTCGCTGCGTGGTTTTACACCGCGTTCGTCCAACCCGCGCGAGAGGTGATAAAGCCGGTCTCCCATGCTGCCATAGCGCCGCATGAGGTCTGTGCGTTCCATGTGCTGAAGCTGACCGATGGACTTTATTCCATCTTTCGCCAGGGTTGCAGCGAAGGCTTTTCCCACTCCCCAGATCAGTGATACGGGCTTGGCTTCCAGAAACTTCACGGCTTCTTCGCGGCCAATCACCGAAAACCCCCGCGGCTTGTTCATGTCCGAGGCGACCTTGGCGAGAAACTTGCAGTAGGAGAGGCCGACGGAAACGCTGATGCCAATTTCATCCTCGACTTGTCTGGCGAAACGCGCGAGCACCGTGGCTGCGGGGGCACCGTGCAGCTTTTCCGTGCCGGCCAGATCCAGAAATGCCTCATCGATGGAAAGCGGTTCGACCATCGGCGTGAGCGCTTCCATCATCGAGCGTACCTGCCTGCCGACCTGGACGTATTTTTCCATGTCCGGTTTTATGATCACCGCCTCCGGGCACAGCTCAAGCGCCTTGAACATCGGCATGGCGGAGCGAACGCCGTGGATACGGGCAATGTAGCAGGCGGTGGAAACAACACCCCGCTTGCCTCCGCCAACGATCACGGGCCTGTCACGTATGGCTGGGTTGTCGCGTTTTTCGACTGAAGCGTAAAAGGCGTCGCAATCGATATGCGCGAGCGAAAGTCCATTAAGCTCCGGGTGCCTGGAAAGCCGGGGGCTCCCACAGGCAGGGCAACGCCTGACAGCGCCCCGCGCCGATT includes:
- a CDS encoding DNA polymerase IV yields the protein MAANAPMPGICRDCLKSARGAVRRCPACGSPRLSRHPELNGLSLAHIDCDAFYASVEKRDNPAIRDRPVIVGGGKRGVVSTACYIARIHGVRSAMPMFKALELCPEAVIIKPDMEKYVQVGRQVRSMMEALTPMVEPLSIDEAFLDLAGTEKLHGAPAATVLARFARQVEDEIGISVSVGLSYCKFLAKVASDMNKPRGFSVIGREEAVKFLEAKPVSLIWGVGKAFAATLAKDGIKSIGQLQHMERTDLMRRYGSMGDRLYHLSRGLDERGVKPRSEAKSVSSETTFNTDLSRMDELVPVLRALSERVSARLKKSDIAGRTVTLKLKTADFRLRTRNRQLGDPTRLADRIFHTGLDLLQREIDGTRFRLLGIGVSDLTDAARADPPDLVDRLSHKRALAEGAIDSLREKFGRQAVETGYTFGKGKAGGG